ATAAATTTTAGTGTACTAAGACTGGAATTTAGTACATGCATTTGGTAATTAGTTagtttataaatcatatttgATTTAACGTTATGCAAATATGAAAGTTCAAAGCCCTCACTGATCTTTGTCCTTTCTTTTGAAACTTAATCCATAATTCTATGTGTTTATTTACTATCTCCgggaaaaaatactaaaatctgTGGGTATGGCATATATTTAGGCCTTGTCTTAGATAGAATGTTAAATACTCTATTCTACATTTGTGTGCTTTGCAGGAGGCTGAGGCCAAAGGTGAAGAATATGACAGAGTAAAATTGCTAGAAATTGGAGCTGATGAGGCAGAAAAGTGGGAacgaaaaaagaaaaagaagaatcCTGATCCTGGATTTTCTGGTTTGTTCTATTATCTACATAGACGTAACTTTAAACAGTTTAGATTGTCTGATGAATTTTTATGTTTGAACCAGCACAAACGTTATGTGCTTTCTGAAAACTTGCTAAGTATTATCAAAAGCATCACTCTTTATCAAAAATGTTAAAGTCCGTGAATGAACTATAGAAAAGTATATTGTATGCCAAAATTATCATTGATTAATATGATAATACTTATTTCCACCCCCTCTCcccaaaaaatacaaaaaatacaaaaactgAAACCATCAGATCAGcaatataccaattttcattatgaCACATGTGTGTAATACAAACTGGCTTGTTATTTTAGGGTATGAAGCAGCAACACGGCGACAGTATGACAGACTCACCAAAAACATGAAACCAGACATGGACAACTACAATCGGCAAAAAGAAAAATTGtaagtaaagggagataacctatACTACCTTAATAGAATCGACTTAGAAATGCTCAGACTATCAGAATGTGGTAAGCTATCAGAAATAAACTTTTAAGAAAGTATTTCATGAGATTACTGTTTGTTGCAGTAGAGTATGACATACTTAATTACGTAATTTTTTCGCCCCTCCTTTTAACTTCATTTAATGCTCTTTAGTTTAAATATTATGAATTAAATATTGAGAATATAACTTGTATTTCTAATGTTTTACTCTTTTAAATAGAGAAGAAGATTTCTATGCCACTGGTAATACTCTGGGATTAAATCAGCGCAAAGATTCTGAGGAAGCCGTGGACAGGATGGTAAATGATCTAGAGAAACAGTAAGTACTACTGGTGTATGATACTCTGCTGATGTGACGAGttagatttatatttttgtctatTACCTGATATCTTTTTACACCCACACCAAATTTTGGTGAGGGACTAACTAATACTAGAATCAGCCAGTCTGTCTGccaatagaaaaaatatatctgacaACTCTTCCTACACTGCTTGATCAATTTAATGATGCATCAATCAAGGGGACTGTGTGTAGATGTGCAAGTATGTTTCTTTGGTCGACATTTTGATAatcatggtaaccaggtcactaaacacatgtgtttgtagaaaaaaatgttctaaaataCTGGACCCATTTCAATGAAACTTCACAGCAATGTctgggaccatgtgtagatatGTATTTAAGTTATTTATTGTCAAAATTTTGGTTGTCATTATAggtttttgatgaattttattcaaactTGACCAATTGGGGTAACATATTTTTGTCTGAACTGTATAAGTATAATTTGACACTCACATGCTTCAATAATGTTGCCGTGGAAACATAATGGAGAACCATTTGGTTCCATGTTCTGAAATAAGGGATAACGAGTGGGGTTGGTGGTATCAATTAGCCATTGGCTTACAGTCCTAGTTACTTTTTGTGCCGaaaaacataattattcattttaatatatgttCTGACATCTATCTTGACCTTTGTAGGATTAAGAAGCGGGAGAAGTACAGTCGTCGTAGAACATTTGATGAAGATGCTGACATTGATTATATCAACGAACGTAACATGAAGTTTAACAAGAAGCTGGAGAGATTCTATGGAACTTACACTGCAGAGATCAAACAGAATCTGGAGAGAGGAACTGCAGTCTGAACAAATCATTTACTAGGTCTTCAAAAACGGATAATAAAATCGTCTGTCATTGTTACTGATGCATATAATGTATGTTCTAGTATTAGGATTTGGAAACTGTGGTTGATCAAGTCTATTCTGTCtttcatattatagagttatctgcccttgcagttAGGTGTCAATAGtaagtcattatttcatgattaaaaataatgtgttaTTTACTTAAAAACATATAAGATTTTactaataaaataatgacgtcagaATCAATACTCTATacacaagagcagataactctaatgTGCAAATGCTGAATAATACTGGACATGACAATTAATATGTCAGTTACGTACACTGAaaactatgaaaataataagTGTTTTATTTACAGAACACCAATGTAATGGTGCAGATATGAATGTATTTTGTCAAAACATGATAGTGTAGATAAACATTGATAGAGTGAAAGGGTCTCTGCATCAAAACTTTtacttgaaaattaattttgatgatAGTCAGATAGCTATCCCTTTGGCTGTGATGGCAAAGCCCATTGATATTAGGGCATTGTTGTCACTTCATTTGTcatatatgtaataatgtagAGATATTGATACGACATACACATTTTTTAACTAATTCGATATTTGATGTATTGTAGCTATGAAGACATTTTAACTCTAATTGTTTCAGTAACTGGTTTTACTCGGTAAAGAGAGGCTGTATAGtatgaaataaataactttGTGAGTGTCTGTTTACATACGAAAGTGTGTGAGTGAATCTACGTGCATTCAATGGGTCATTGTCGAGTCCTTGGCAAAGCCTTGTGTGGTAGTGGAGATGACTGACTCATCcaaaaagatttattttattttcatatcttaATATCACTCAGCCAACTTTACTCTCATTAAGTTATTTGGGGTCATcagtcaaggtcaaggtcaaatgttaaaggtcaGTGGTTCTCAACCCTAATGTTAAAATAAGGCTGGTTAGCATGAGGCTGAGTGCTTCCTTACCAATTTTTACTTCAGGGTTGTGATATCTcttataatagaaaaaaaaaaggaaaactaGACCAATCTTTTATCTTTTTGATTACAGTGCATAGTCACAATATTTCTTCAAAGGAATAAATTTGTCTAAAAATAGACCTGTATGTCAATTCTGTGTAAAAGGAAGATTtaatattaaaagttttttatAATCTGgttcccctgggggcaggaggggcggggcccaataggggaaatagaggtaaatcctttaaatctctactagtcatagagttctgaatggaatgtaaccaaatttggccgcaaacatccttgggggagggggaacagaccttgtataaattttggctctgaccccctgggggcaggaggggcggggcccaataggggaaatagaggtaaatcctttaaatcactacttgtcatagagttctgaatggaatgtaaccaaatttggccacaaacatcctttg
The nucleotide sequence above comes from Argopecten irradians isolate NY chromosome 1, Ai_NY, whole genome shotgun sequence. Encoded proteins:
- the LOC138325448 gene encoding pre-mRNA-splicing factor SYF2-like isoform X2, with product MEPSSSKGSASKSSRLDRLKNLELRMNEARKLNHKEVVEEDRRKKLPANFEQKRKRIEWEEEEEKKKKEAEAKGEEYDRVKLLEIGADEAEKWERKKKKKNPDPGFSGYEAATRRQYDRLTKNMKPDMDNYNRQKEKLEEDFYATGNTLGLNQRKDSEEAVDRMVNDLEKQIKKREKYSRRRTFDEDADIDYINERNMKFNKKLERFYGTYTAEIKQNLERGTAV
- the LOC138325448 gene encoding pre-mRNA-splicing factor SYF2-like isoform X1; translation: MASLMEPSSSKGSASKSSRLDRLKNLELRMNEARKLNHKEVVEEDRRKKLPANFEQKRKRIEWEEEEEKKKKEAEAKGEEYDRVKLLEIGADEAEKWERKKKKKNPDPGFSGYEAATRRQYDRLTKNMKPDMDNYNRQKEKLEEDFYATGNTLGLNQRKDSEEAVDRMVNDLEKQIKKREKYSRRRTFDEDADIDYINERNMKFNKKLERFYGTYTAEIKQNLERGTAV